One Athene noctua chromosome 28, bAthNoc1.hap1.1, whole genome shotgun sequence DNA window includes the following coding sequences:
- the GOLGA7 gene encoding golgin subfamily A member 7: protein MRPQQAPVSGKVFIQRDYSGGTRCQFQSKFPAELENRIDRQQFEETVRTLNNLYAEAEKLGGQSYLEGCLACLTAYTIFLCMETHYEKVLKKIAKFIQEQNEKIYAPQGLLLTDPIERGLRVIEITIYEDRGMTSGR from the exons aTGAGGCCGCAGCAGGCGCCTGTGTCGGGCAAGGTGTTCATCCAGCGCGACTACAGCGGCGGGACGCGGTGCCAGTTCCAGAGCAAGTTCCCGGCCGAGCTGGAGAACAGG ATCGATAGGCAGCAGTTTGAAGAGACTGTCCGAACACTGAATAACCTCTATGCAGAAGCTGAAAAACTCGGGGGCCAATCTTACCTTGAAGGGTGTCTTGCCTGTCTGACTGCCTACACCATCTTCTTATGTATGGAAACACATTACGAAAAG GTTCTAAAGAAAATTGCCAAGTTCATTCAGGAACAGAATGAGAAGATCTATGCTCCTCAGGGCCTCCTTCTGACAGACCCCATTGAAAGAGGACTAAGAGTT ATTGAAATTACCATTTATGAAGACAGAGGTATGACCAGTGGAAGATAA
- the GINS4 gene encoding DNA replication complex GINS protein SLD5 isoform X2: MAAAGGEGPAGDSDGGSEELVLTPAQLIRSLEQEANLKRAKRGDLKVSIHRMEIERIRYVLSSYLRCRLVKIEKFFPHVLEKEKSRAEGEPSILSPEEFAFAKEYMANTEIYLKNVALKHMPPNLQKVSLLKSVPRPNLDSFVFLRVLERQENILVEPEMDEQREYTIDLEEGSQHLIRYKTIAPLVASGAVQLI, translated from the exons atggcggcggcgggcggcgaggggCCGGCCGGGGACTCGGATGGGGGCAGCGAGGAGCTGGTGCTCACCCCGGCGCAGCTCATCCGCAGCCTGGAGCAG GAGGCAAACCTGAAACGGGCAAAGCGAGGGGACTTGAAGGTCAGCATTCACCGCATGGAGATCGAAAGGATCCGTTACGTGCTCAGCAGCTACCTGCGATGTAGGCTTGTGAAG ATAGAGAAGTTTTTCCCCCATGTCCTGGAGAAGGAGAAATCTCGAGCCGAAGGGGAGCCTTCCATTCTATCGCCAGAGGAGTTTGCTTTTGCTAAAGA GTACATGGCAAACACAGAGATTTATCTGAAAAATGTGGCCCTAAAACACATGCCGCCCAACCTGCAGAAAGTGTCTCTCCTAAAATCAG TTCCGAGGCCCAACCTGGACTCCTTTGTGTTCTTGAGGGTGTTGGAGCGGCAGGAGAACATCCTGGTCGAGCCAGAGATGGATGAGCAGAG AGAGTACACCATCGACCTGGAGGAGGGCTCGCAGCACCTGATCCGCTACAAGACCATCGCCCCGCTGGTGGCCTCGGGAGCGGTGCAGCTCATCTGA
- the GINS4 gene encoding DNA replication complex GINS protein SLD5 isoform X1 codes for MAAAGGEGPAGDSDGGSEELVLTPAQLIRSLEQAWLNEKFAPELLESKPEIIECVVEQLDHMEANLKRAKRGDLKVSIHRMEIERIRYVLSSYLRCRLVKIEKFFPHVLEKEKSRAEGEPSILSPEEFAFAKEYMANTEIYLKNVALKHMPPNLQKVSLLKSVPRPNLDSFVFLRVLERQENILVEPEMDEQREYTIDLEEGSQHLIRYKTIAPLVASGAVQLI; via the exons atggcggcggcgggcggcgaggggCCGGCCGGGGACTCGGATGGGGGCAGCGAGGAGCTGGTGCTCACCCCGGCGCAGCTCATCCGCAGCCTGGAGCAG GCTTGGCTGAATGAGAAGTTTGCTCCAGAGCTGCTGGAGAGCAAACCCGAGATCATTGAGTGTGTTGTGGAGCAGCTGGACCACATG GAGGCAAACCTGAAACGGGCAAAGCGAGGGGACTTGAAGGTCAGCATTCACCGCATGGAGATCGAAAGGATCCGTTACGTGCTCAGCAGCTACCTGCGATGTAGGCTTGTGAAG ATAGAGAAGTTTTTCCCCCATGTCCTGGAGAAGGAGAAATCTCGAGCCGAAGGGGAGCCTTCCATTCTATCGCCAGAGGAGTTTGCTTTTGCTAAAGA GTACATGGCAAACACAGAGATTTATCTGAAAAATGTGGCCCTAAAACACATGCCGCCCAACCTGCAGAAAGTGTCTCTCCTAAAATCAG TTCCGAGGCCCAACCTGGACTCCTTTGTGTTCTTGAGGGTGTTGGAGCGGCAGGAGAACATCCTGGTCGAGCCAGAGATGGATGAGCAGAG AGAGTACACCATCGACCTGGAGGAGGGCTCGCAGCACCTGATCCGCTACAAGACCATCGCCCCGCTGGTGGCCTCGGGAGCGGTGCAGCTCATCTGA
- the LOC141971391 gene encoding protein phosphatase 1 regulatory subunit 3C-B-like — protein MPVDLALRLCLGHSPPLRKLLDSCEELRGGRSRKPLRSCLNQKPGAEPEWRESTRSSKGQKKTVVFADMKGLSLTAVRFFSKMEEDLCGLQHALSDLARPWPGLRDLRPAACRYVLDFPQPSADYATFCSRLHSNLVCLESCLVQGRALSGTVRVRNIEYEKKVMVRITFDGWKSFRDVSCQYLRSTYGSADTDVFSFELVLPKPSISCRATEFCISFQCRQKTHWDNNHGRNYTICHAGTPPPASCAQKSAGGARERLGTSRAAALVLSRLQGWRCADTAAPYW, from the coding sequence ATGCCCGTGGACCTGGCCCTGCGGCTCTGCCTCGGCCACTCGCCACCCCTCCGCAAGCTGCTGGACTCCTGCGAGGAGCTGCGGGGCGGCCGCAGCCGCAAACCCCTCCGGTCCTGCCTCAACCAGAAGCCGGGCGCGGAACCCGAGTGGCGAGAGAGCACCAGGAGCTCCAAGGGCCAGAAGAAGACGGTTGTGTTTGCTGACATGAAGGGGCTCTCGCTGACGGCCGTGCGCTTCTTCTCGAAGATGGAGGAGGACCTCTGCGGCCTGCAGCACGCCCTGTCCGACCTTGCccgcccctggcccgggctgcgGGACTTGCGCCCAGCAGCGTGCAGGTACGTGCTGGACTTCCCGCAGCCCTCTGCAGACTACGCAACCTTCTGCAGCCGCCTGCACAGCAACCTTGTGtgcctggagagctgcctggTCCAGGGCCGTGCTCTGTCGGGGACGGTGAGGGTCAGGAACATCGAGTACGAGAAGAAGGTGATGGTCCGCATCACCTTCGACGGCTGGAAGAGCTTCCGGGACGTCTCCTGCCAGTACCTGCGCAGCACGTACGGCTCGGCTGACACAGACGTCTTCTCTTTCGAGCTCGTCCTGCCCAAGCCATCCATCTCCTGCAGGGCCACGGAGTTCTGCATCTCCTTCCAGTGCAGGCAGAAAACCCACTGGGACAACAACCACGGGAGGAACTACACGATCTGCCACGCGGGCACGCCCCCCCCCGCTTCCTGCGCCCAGAAGAGCGCCGGCGGGGCCCGGGAGCGCCTGGGCACCTCTCGGGCCGCCGCCCTGGTCCTGTCCCGCCTGCAGGGCTGGCGCTGCGCGGACACGGCGGCTCCGTATTGGTAG
- the GPAT4 gene encoding glycerol-3-phosphate acyltransferase 4 isoform X1 — MFLLLPFDSLVVNLLGISITVLFTLLLVFIIVPAIFGVSFGIRKVYMKTLLKIFQWATLRIERGAKEKKHPLYKPYVNGIIAKEPTSLEEEIKEIRRSGSGKALDTPEFELSDIFYFCRKGIETIMDDEVTKRFSAEELESWNLLSRTNYNFQYISLRLTVLWGLGVLIRYCFLLPLRIALAFTGISLLVMGTTVVGYLPNGRCKEFLSKHVHLMCYRICVRALTAIITYHDRENRPRNGGICVANHTSPIDVIILASDGYYAMVGQIHGGLMGVIQRAMVKACPHVWFERSEVKDRHLVAKRLTEHVQDKSKLPILIFPEGTCINNTSVMMFKKGSFEIGATVYPVAIKYDPQFGDAFWNSSKYGMVTYLLRMMTSWAIVCSVWYLPPMTRQPEEDAVQFANRVKSAIARQGGLVDLLWDGGLKREKVKDTFKEEQQKLYSKMIVGNHEDRSRS, encoded by the exons ATGTTCCTCCTGCTCCCCTTTGACAGCCTGGTTGTCAATCTCTTGGGGATTTCCATCACTGTCCTCTTCACTCTGCTTCTGGTTTTCATCATTGTGCCAGCAATTTTTGGAGTCTCCTTTGGCATCCGCAAGGTTTACATGAAAActttattaaagatttttcag TGGGCGACGCTGAGAATAGAGCGTGGGGCCAAGGAGAAGAAGCATCCATTATACAAGCCCTATGTCAATG GGATCATCGCGAAGGAGCCAACGTCCCTGGAAGAGGAGATCAAGGAGATCCGCCGGAGTGGCAGTGGCAAAGCCCTGGACACCCCCGAGTTTGAGCTCTCGGATATCTTCTATTTCTGCCGCAAAGGCATCGAGACCATCATGGATGATGAAGTGACCAAGAGGTTCTCAGCTGAAGAGCTGGAGTCCTGGAACCTGCTCAGCAGGACCAACTACAACTTCCAGTATATCAGCCTGCGCCTCACTGTGCTCTGGGGACTGGGGGTGCTCATCCGCTACTGCTTCCTGCTGCCCCTCAG GATAGCTCTGGCGTTCACTGGCATCAGCTTGTTGGTGATGGGTACTACAGTGGTGGGATATTTGCCAAATGGAAG GTGTAAGGAGTTCCTGAGCAAGCACGTCCACCTGATGTGCTACCGGATCTGCGTGCGTGCCCTCACAGCCATCATCACCTACCACGACCG AGAGAACAGACCCCGAAACGGAGGCATCTGCGTGGCCAATCACACGTCTCCCATCGATGTGATCATCCTGGCCAGCGATGGCTACTACGCGATG GTGGGTCAGATCCACGGCGGGCTGATGGGTGTGATACAGAGAGCCATGGTGAAAGCTTGTCCCCACGTCTGGTTCGAACGCTCTGAGGTCAAAGATCGTCACCTTGTCGCCAAAAG GCTCACGGAGCACGTCCAGGACAAGAGCAAACTGCCCATTCTTATCTTCCCAGAAG GAACCTGCATCAACAACACGTCTGTGATGATGTTCAAGAAGGGGAGCTTTGAAATTGGAGCCACAGTTTACCCTGTAGCCATCAAG tATGACCCGCAGTTTGGAGATGCCTTTTGGAACAGCAGCAAGTACGGCATGGTGACCTACCTCCTCCGGATGATGACCAGCTGGGCCATCGTCTGCAGCGTCTGGTACTTGCCCCCAATGACCAGACAG CCCGAAGAGGACGCTGTCCAGTTTGCCAATCGAGTGAAGTCGGCCATCGCCAGGCAGGGGGGCCTGGTGGATCTGCTCTG GGATGGAGGACTGAAGAGGGAGAAGGTGAAAGACACGTTCAAGGAGGAGCAACAGAAACTCTACAGCAAAATGATTGTAGGCAACCATGAAGACCGGAGCCGGTCCTGA
- the GPAT4 gene encoding glycerol-3-phosphate acyltransferase 4 isoform X2, translated as MSVLAGSGRQPCSLATLSSSNSESSQKPEMCMWATLRIERGAKEKKHPLYKPYVNGIIAKEPTSLEEEIKEIRRSGSGKALDTPEFELSDIFYFCRKGIETIMDDEVTKRFSAEELESWNLLSRTNYNFQYISLRLTVLWGLGVLIRYCFLLPLRIALAFTGISLLVMGTTVVGYLPNGRCKEFLSKHVHLMCYRICVRALTAIITYHDRENRPRNGGICVANHTSPIDVIILASDGYYAMVGQIHGGLMGVIQRAMVKACPHVWFERSEVKDRHLVAKRLTEHVQDKSKLPILIFPEGTCINNTSVMMFKKGSFEIGATVYPVAIKYDPQFGDAFWNSSKYGMVTYLLRMMTSWAIVCSVWYLPPMTRQPEEDAVQFANRVKSAIARQGGLVDLLWDGGLKREKVKDTFKEEQQKLYSKMIVGNHEDRSRS; from the exons ATGTCTGTACTGGCTGGCTCAGGAAGGCAGCCCTGCAGCTTGGCAACACTCAGCTCTTCAAACTCTGAGTCCTCCCAAAAGCCTGAGATGTGCATG TGGGCGACGCTGAGAATAGAGCGTGGGGCCAAGGAGAAGAAGCATCCATTATACAAGCCCTATGTCAATG GGATCATCGCGAAGGAGCCAACGTCCCTGGAAGAGGAGATCAAGGAGATCCGCCGGAGTGGCAGTGGCAAAGCCCTGGACACCCCCGAGTTTGAGCTCTCGGATATCTTCTATTTCTGCCGCAAAGGCATCGAGACCATCATGGATGATGAAGTGACCAAGAGGTTCTCAGCTGAAGAGCTGGAGTCCTGGAACCTGCTCAGCAGGACCAACTACAACTTCCAGTATATCAGCCTGCGCCTCACTGTGCTCTGGGGACTGGGGGTGCTCATCCGCTACTGCTTCCTGCTGCCCCTCAG GATAGCTCTGGCGTTCACTGGCATCAGCTTGTTGGTGATGGGTACTACAGTGGTGGGATATTTGCCAAATGGAAG GTGTAAGGAGTTCCTGAGCAAGCACGTCCACCTGATGTGCTACCGGATCTGCGTGCGTGCCCTCACAGCCATCATCACCTACCACGACCG AGAGAACAGACCCCGAAACGGAGGCATCTGCGTGGCCAATCACACGTCTCCCATCGATGTGATCATCCTGGCCAGCGATGGCTACTACGCGATG GTGGGTCAGATCCACGGCGGGCTGATGGGTGTGATACAGAGAGCCATGGTGAAAGCTTGTCCCCACGTCTGGTTCGAACGCTCTGAGGTCAAAGATCGTCACCTTGTCGCCAAAAG GCTCACGGAGCACGTCCAGGACAAGAGCAAACTGCCCATTCTTATCTTCCCAGAAG GAACCTGCATCAACAACACGTCTGTGATGATGTTCAAGAAGGGGAGCTTTGAAATTGGAGCCACAGTTTACCCTGTAGCCATCAAG tATGACCCGCAGTTTGGAGATGCCTTTTGGAACAGCAGCAAGTACGGCATGGTGACCTACCTCCTCCGGATGATGACCAGCTGGGCCATCGTCTGCAGCGTCTGGTACTTGCCCCCAATGACCAGACAG CCCGAAGAGGACGCTGTCCAGTTTGCCAATCGAGTGAAGTCGGCCATCGCCAGGCAGGGGGGCCTGGTGGATCTGCTCTG GGATGGAGGACTGAAGAGGGAGAAGGTGAAAGACACGTTCAAGGAGGAGCAACAGAAACTCTACAGCAAAATGATTGTAGGCAACCATGAAGACCGGAGCCGGTCCTGA